The following proteins are encoded in a genomic region of Bacteroidales bacterium:
- a CDS encoding dephospho-CoA kinase: MLRIGLTGNIGSGKSLICQVFEKLGVPIFYADFKAKKILDSPILRPKLLAAFGTDIEDKNKNIINRKKLAAIVFTNKEALKKLNSLIHPQLRIEFKNWCLQHKEEKYVIQEAAILFENGFTDLFDKTIVVAAPQNIRLQRVMERDGTNKSDVLARMENQWSDSKKEAAADFIIYNDGQELVLPQVLKLHQLFSSSHLDLK; encoded by the coding sequence ATGCTAAGAATTGGATTAACCGGAAATATCGGAAGTGGGAAATCGCTTATTTGTCAAGTTTTTGAGAAGCTTGGAGTACCCATTTTTTATGCTGATTTTAAAGCCAAGAAAATATTAGATAGCCCTATTTTAAGACCAAAACTTCTTGCTGCATTTGGAACCGATATTGAAGATAAAAACAAAAATATTATCAATAGAAAAAAATTAGCTGCTATTGTTTTTACTAATAAAGAAGCTCTTAAAAAACTAAATTCACTAATTCATCCACAATTACGAATTGAATTCAAAAACTGGTGCTTGCAGCATAAAGAAGAAAAGTACGTCATTCAGGAAGCTGCAATTCTTTTCGAAAACGGTTTTACGGATTTATTTGATAAAACCATTGTCGTTGCAGCTCCTCAAAACATTCGGTTACAAAGAGTGATGGAAAGAGACGGAACAAACAAATCAGATGTTTTAGCCCGAATGGAAAATCAATGGAGCGACAGCAAAAAAGAAGCTGCTGCTGATTTTATTATTTATAATGATGGACAAGAGCTTGTCTTACCACAGGTTTTAAAGCTGCATCAACTCTTCTCTAGTTCTCATCTTGATTTAAAATGA